In a single window of the Olivibacter sp. SDN3 genome:
- the miaA gene encoding tRNA (adenosine(37)-N6)-dimethylallyltransferase MiaA: MIKTLITIVGPTAIGKTALSIKIAQKFKTAIISADSRQFYREMNIGTAKPSSEELAAAPHFFINSLSIHDDYSAGDFEKEALAKIEELFQEKDQLVLVGGSGLFIKAICEGLDELPKPLPGIREKLNKLHQEKGLGHLQEELKKKDPLYYKSVDINNPQRVIRALEVYESTGKPFSSFHQRKTNVRPFEILKIGLNTDREQLYQRINRRVDQMMEEGLLEEVTALSPQHPLPPLLTVGYNELFDYLQGKYGLEVATEKIKQHTRQFAKRQITWFKKDHKTYWFDPQHETDIMSFIEANIY, encoded by the coding sequence ATTATCAAAACACTCATTACCATAGTAGGTCCAACAGCGATAGGAAAAACCGCCTTATCCATTAAAATAGCACAAAAGTTTAAAACGGCTATTATTTCTGCAGATTCCAGGCAGTTTTATCGTGAAATGAATATTGGCACTGCTAAGCCCAGCAGTGAAGAACTTGCAGCGGCTCCTCATTTCTTTATTAATTCACTAAGTATACATGATGACTATAGTGCTGGCGATTTCGAAAAAGAAGCCTTAGCAAAAATTGAGGAACTATTTCAGGAAAAAGATCAATTGGTTTTAGTAGGTGGTAGTGGCCTTTTTATAAAAGCTATTTGTGAAGGTCTTGACGAGTTGCCAAAACCTTTACCCGGGATACGCGAAAAACTGAATAAGCTACATCAGGAAAAAGGCCTCGGACACCTACAAGAAGAACTGAAGAAAAAAGATCCACTCTACTACAAATCGGTTGACATCAATAACCCACAACGCGTAATCCGTGCTTTGGAAGTATATGAAAGTACAGGAAAACCATTTTCTTCTTTTCATCAACGGAAAACTAATGTTCGCCCATTTGAAATACTCAAGATTGGATTAAACACTGATCGCGAACAGCTATATCAACGCATTAATAGACGCGTTGACCAAATGATGGAAGAGGGTTTACTGGAAGAAGTAACGGCTCTTTCGCCGCAACACCCCTTACCACCACTTCTCACCGTTGGGTATAATGAATTGTTTGATTACCTCCAGGGAAAATATGGTTTGGAAGTAGCAACCGAAAAAATTAAACAACATACCCGGCAATTTGCAAAACGGCAGATAACCTGGTTTAAAAAAGACCATAAGACCTATTGGTTTGATCCTCAGCACGAAACAGACATTATGAGCTTTATCGAGGCAAATATTTATTAA
- a CDS encoding CCA tRNA nucleotidyltransferase: MKEHLELPIFELLSKIAHQHHTEIYVIGGFVRDRMMNRSFKGDIDILVIGSGIDFAQHVSEYLGVKLSVFKNFGTAMLRHEHIEIEFVGARKESYRRDSRKPIVENGTLEDDQKRRDFTVNAMAFSLNKADYGELLDPFNGMQDIQIRTIRTPLNPEETFSDDPLRMMRAIRFAAQLQFKISTETFKAIKSQRERIKIISKERITDELNKIILSKKPSIGFNYLFDTGLLPYIFPLMTQLYGVEIVNGKGHKDNFYHTLEVLDNIAELSDDLWLRWAAILHDIAKPATKRFDKKQGWTFHGHEDRGARMVPKIFAELKLPLNEKMKFVQKLVLLHLRPIVLAQDIVTDSAVRRLLYEAGDDIESLMKLCHADVTTKNEYKKKKYRNNFELVKQKLRDVEERDQIRNWQPPVSGEDIMKAFDIKPGREVGIIKKAIREAILEGDIKNNREEALVFMKKKGEALGLIAHPKRLG, from the coding sequence ATGAAAGAACACCTGGAACTTCCGATTTTTGAGCTTTTAAGCAAAATTGCCCACCAACATCACACGGAGATATACGTTATAGGCGGTTTTGTCCGTGATCGAATGATGAATAGATCTTTTAAGGGTGATATTGATATACTGGTCATCGGTAGCGGCATTGACTTTGCTCAACACGTAAGTGAATACCTAGGTGTAAAACTTTCGGTGTTTAAAAATTTTGGCACAGCGATGCTCCGCCATGAACATATCGAAATTGAATTTGTAGGTGCCCGCAAAGAATCATATCGCAGAGATTCCCGCAAACCTATCGTAGAAAACGGCACCCTAGAGGATGATCAAAAGCGCCGGGACTTCACGGTTAATGCCATGGCTTTTAGTCTTAATAAAGCGGATTACGGCGAGCTGCTTGATCCGTTTAATGGTATGCAAGATATACAGATACGTACCATCCGTACACCACTAAATCCGGAAGAGACCTTTTCTGATGACCCCCTGCGTATGATGCGGGCCATACGCTTTGCTGCCCAGCTGCAATTTAAAATAAGCACCGAAACTTTTAAAGCAATAAAATCCCAAAGGGAGAGGATCAAAATAATATCCAAAGAGCGTATTACCGACGAACTCAATAAAATTATTCTTTCCAAAAAACCTAGCATTGGATTTAATTACCTCTTTGATACCGGTCTCCTACCATACATCTTTCCTTTAATGACGCAACTATATGGCGTAGAAATTGTTAACGGTAAAGGACATAAAGACAATTTTTACCATACGCTTGAAGTGCTGGATAATATTGCCGAGCTGAGCGACGACCTATGGTTAAGGTGGGCAGCGATTTTACACGATATCGCGAAACCGGCAACTAAACGTTTCGATAAAAAACAGGGATGGACTTTCCATGGCCACGAAGACAGAGGCGCGAGAATGGTACCCAAGATATTTGCTGAACTGAAGCTGCCGCTCAATGAGAAGATGAAATTTGTACAGAAGCTGGTACTATTGCATCTTAGACCTATCGTATTGGCACAGGATATTGTAACTGACTCCGCCGTACGCCGTCTTTTATATGAAGCAGGAGATGACATTGAAAGCCTTATGAAACTCTGCCATGCCGACGTTACCACTAAAAATGAGTATAAAAAGAAAAAATACCGCAACAACTTTGAACTCGTCAAACAAAAACTAAGAGATGTAGAAGAACGCGACCAGATTCGCAACTGGCAGCCACCGGTTTCTGGCGAAGACATCATGAAAGCTTTTGACATTAAGCCCGGCCGTGAAGTTGGTATCATAAAAAAAGCCATACGCGAAGCTATCTTGGAAGGTGACATCAAAAACAACCGGGAGGAAGCACTCGTCTTCATGAAAAAAAAGGGAGAGGCATTGGGACTAATAGCTCACCCTAAGCGGTTGGGATAA
- a CDS encoding L-threonylcarbamoyladenylate synthase yields MNEDLLKALQILRSGGIILYPTDTIWGIGCDATNPEAVEKIYQLKARQKDKSLIVLLESDYKLQSYVNDIPEVAYQLIECTDKPLTIVYSNAKNLAPNLLANDGSVGIRIVKHRFCEQLLQRFRKPIVSTSANISGDPPPKNFQEISQQIKNGVDYVVQYEQENIGPKQASTILKLDPSGAFTFIRK; encoded by the coding sequence ATGAATGAAGATCTATTAAAAGCACTCCAAATACTGAGGTCAGGAGGCATCATACTTTATCCTACAGATACTATTTGGGGTATAGGATGCGATGCTACTAACCCAGAAGCTGTGGAGAAGATTTACCAGCTGAAAGCTCGTCAAAAAGACAAAAGCTTGATTGTTTTGCTTGAAAGCGACTATAAACTTCAAAGTTACGTAAATGACATCCCTGAGGTCGCTTATCAATTAATTGAATGCACTGACAAACCGCTTACGATCGTCTATTCAAATGCTAAGAACTTAGCTCCTAACCTCCTGGCAAACGATGGGAGTGTCGGTATCCGGATCGTGAAACACCGCTTCTGTGAGCAGCTGCTACAACGCTTTCGCAAACCCATTGTTTCCACGTCAGCCAATATCAGCGGTGATCCGCCACCGAAAAACTTTCAGGAGATCAGCCAACAGATCAAAAATGGGGTCGACTATGTGGTACAGTATGAACAGGAAAATATCGGACCGAAACAAGCATCGACTATTCTGAAACTTGATCCCAGTGGCGCATTTACGTTTATTCGGAAATAG
- a CDS encoding glycosyltransferase family 1 protein gives MKIGYDAKRAFHNKTGLGNYSRSLIENIWRCFPENHYYLFNPKPSAWYHPEGLHLTEIQPIGFYKKLSSYWRSFVLNALASNKYQLDIFHGLSHELPLGKKVGTTKWVLTVHDLIFIRYPQYFNRIDRKIYLYKVKKACKKADKIVAISEQTKLDIVNFLDIPAHKIVVIYQDCHPDFKKEVSQAKKTATAYKFQLPSSYLLQVGTIENRKNLLLTVNALKKTTSTLKLVVVGKPTPYLAEVKAEISKHQLQERVIFLHNVPFEDLPAIYQMAAIFIYPSRFEGFGIPIIEALHSKVPVIAATGSCLEESGGPNSIYVNPDNSAELANAIQNVLADPESRQKQIDSGVLFAEKFNPDRLASQLMNLYKSVLL, from the coding sequence ATGAAGATAGGATATGATGCTAAACGTGCCTTTCACAACAAAACGGGTTTGGGCAATTATAGCCGGTCACTCATCGAAAATATATGGCGCTGTTTTCCGGAAAACCACTATTATTTATTTAACCCCAAACCCTCTGCATGGTATCATCCAGAGGGTTTGCACCTAACGGAAATACAACCTATTGGCTTTTACAAAAAATTAAGCTCGTACTGGAGAAGTTTTGTCTTAAACGCGCTTGCTTCCAATAAATATCAGCTAGATATTTTCCATGGCCTAAGTCATGAACTCCCTTTGGGTAAAAAAGTCGGCACAACAAAATGGGTACTAACGGTGCACGACCTGATTTTTATTCGCTACCCACAGTATTTTAATCGCATCGATCGAAAAATATATCTATATAAAGTAAAAAAAGCCTGCAAAAAGGCTGATAAAATTGTTGCTATCAGCGAACAGACGAAACTAGATATTGTTAATTTCTTAGACATACCTGCTCATAAAATAGTGGTTATTTATCAGGATTGCCACCCGGATTTCAAGAAAGAGGTTTCGCAGGCAAAAAAAACAGCAACTGCTTACAAATTTCAACTGCCCTCTTCATACCTTTTACAAGTGGGCACCATCGAAAATCGCAAAAATCTCTTGCTTACCGTAAATGCGTTGAAGAAAACTACTTCCACCTTGAAACTGGTGGTAGTAGGCAAACCTACACCGTACCTGGCCGAAGTAAAAGCAGAAATCAGCAAACATCAACTACAAGAACGAGTAATCTTTTTGCACAATGTGCCGTTTGAAGACTTACCTGCGATATACCAAATGGCTGCCATTTTCATCTATCCATCACGTTTTGAAGGCTTCGGCATCCCTATTATTGAGGCACTCCATAGTAAAGTTCCTGTTATTGCAGCAACCGGCTCTTGTCTAGAAGAGTCCGGCGGACCAAACAGTATATACGTTAATCCGGATAATTCAGCTGAACTTGCCAATGCCATTCAAAATGTTCTAGCGGATCCGGAAAGCCGCCAGAAACAAATCGATAGTGGGGTGCTATTTGCTGAAAAATTTAACCCAGATAGACTAGCCTCACAATTGATGAATCTTTACAAAAGCGTTTTATTATGA
- a CDS encoding 2,3,4,5-tetrahydropyridine-2,6-dicarboxylate N-succinyltransferase, with product MTAELKKLIEEAWEERHLVEFKEYREAIETTILQLDQGILRVAEKVAGRWHINDWIKKAVILYFPIRNMTEITVGPFVFHDKMKLKTNYKEQGVRVVPHGLARYGAYLAKGVIMMPSYVNIGAYVDEGTMVDTWATVGSCAQIGKNVHLSGGVGIGGVLEPVQAAPVIIENNCFLGSRAIVVEGVHLEEDVVLGANVVLTASTKIIDVTGDIPKEYKGVVPARSVVIPGSYSKKFPAGEYQVPCALIIGQRKESTDKKTSLNDALRDHNVAV from the coding sequence ATGACTGCAGAATTAAAAAAACTGATTGAAGAGGCCTGGGAGGAGAGGCATTTAGTAGAATTTAAAGAATATAGAGAAGCTATCGAGACTACGATCTTACAACTTGATCAAGGTATCTTAAGAGTAGCTGAAAAAGTTGCTGGTCGCTGGCACATCAACGACTGGATAAAAAAGGCGGTAATTCTGTATTTCCCTATCCGCAATATGACGGAAATCACCGTTGGGCCTTTTGTATTTCATGATAAAATGAAATTAAAAACCAACTACAAAGAGCAGGGCGTCCGCGTGGTTCCACACGGTCTTGCGCGTTATGGTGCTTACTTGGCCAAAGGGGTTATCATGATGCCCTCTTATGTAAATATCGGTGCTTACGTGGATGAAGGAACAATGGTTGATACCTGGGCAACTGTTGGCTCTTGTGCGCAGATTGGAAAGAATGTACACTTAAGTGGAGGAGTTGGCATTGGTGGTGTCCTAGAACCAGTACAGGCCGCGCCGGTAATTATTGAAAACAATTGTTTCTTAGGCTCGCGAGCGATAGTAGTAGAGGGTGTACACTTGGAAGAAGATGTTGTGCTGGGAGCAAACGTTGTACTTACCGCATCGACAAAGATCATTGATGTTACTGGTGATATCCCGAAAGAATACAAAGGGGTTGTTCCGGCAAGGTCTGTGGTAATCCCCGGATCTTATAGCAAAAAGTTCCCTGCAGGTGAATACCAGGTTCCTTGCGCGTTGATTATTGGTCAACGTAAAGAATCTACAGATAAGAAAACATCGTTAAACGATGCCTTAAGAGATCATAATGTAGCCGTATAA
- a CDS encoding RNA-binding S4 domain-containing protein, giving the protein MAKEIEKLRIDKYLWAIRVFKTRSLATEACKAGRVKLNGQNIKPSYIVKIGETYQIQKGIEKKVIKVVALLERRVDAKAAVTFYDDLTPVEETYRYKSVFHAPVLRRDRGTGRPTKRDRREIDDLKDEWFSEED; this is encoded by the coding sequence ATGGCTAAAGAAATAGAGAAGCTCCGTATAGATAAATATCTGTGGGCCATTAGGGTCTTCAAAACGCGTAGTTTGGCAACTGAGGCATGTAAAGCAGGCAGGGTAAAATTAAATGGTCAGAATATAAAGCCTTCCTATATTGTAAAAATTGGCGAAACATACCAAATACAGAAAGGCATAGAGAAGAAGGTAATAAAAGTAGTGGCTTTATTAGAGCGACGAGTAGATGCAAAAGCCGCGGTAACTTTCTATGACGACTTAACACCAGTTGAGGAAACTTACAGGTATAAGTCAGTTTTTCACGCACCAGTATTAAGAAGAGATAGGGGGACCGGTAGGCCAACAAAGCGTGATAGAAGAGAGATTGATGATCTAAAAGACGAGTGGTTTTCTGAGGAAGATTAA
- a CDS encoding glycosyltransferase family 2 protein, translated as MSSLNLSPTSTLIISTYNWPEALSLSLKSVLDQKILPTEVIIADDGSTTETKRVVDFFRNKFPIPLKHVWHQDKGFRLAEIRNKAINIASGEYIIQIDGDIILHPHFVSDHLRFAKPRSFVRASRIYIDEEQSKHMLNRGNSKINAWSRGVKNFFSAIRMPFLWRFFENNYKNKGEELYEIHGCNMAFWRKDAFAVNGYNQEFYGWGPEDKEFVARLLNKGLQKRFLKMGAIAFHIYHRESSRKFLAVNEKAFKETKEKKYIWCKKGITATSALERLEESLVLENA; from the coding sequence ATGAGTAGCTTAAATTTGAGTCCGACATCCACCTTGATAATATCCACATATAATTGGCCAGAAGCGTTAAGTCTGTCTTTAAAAAGCGTGCTAGATCAAAAAATTTTACCAACAGAGGTCATAATTGCAGATGATGGATCTACTACCGAAACTAAACGTGTTGTCGATTTCTTTCGAAACAAATTTCCCATTCCCTTAAAACATGTTTGGCATCAAGATAAGGGATTCCGGTTGGCCGAAATTCGGAATAAGGCTATTAATATTGCGAGCGGCGAATACATTATTCAGATTGATGGTGATATTATTTTACATCCGCATTTTGTGAGTGACCATTTACGTTTTGCTAAACCGCGTTCTTTCGTTCGGGCAAGCCGAATTTATATCGACGAAGAACAGTCAAAACACATGTTAAATAGGGGGAACAGCAAAATAAACGCTTGGAGTAGGGGAGTGAAGAATTTTTTTAGTGCAATCCGGATGCCTTTTTTGTGGCGATTTTTCGAGAATAACTATAAAAATAAGGGGGAAGAGCTTTATGAAATTCATGGATGTAATATGGCCTTTTGGCGTAAGGATGCATTTGCGGTAAACGGTTATAATCAGGAGTTTTATGGATGGGGACCAGAAGACAAGGAATTTGTAGCTAGGTTACTGAATAAAGGTTTGCAGAAGCGATTTTTGAAGATGGGGGCGATAGCTTTTCATATTTACCATAGAGAAAGCTCAAGGAAGTTTTTGGCCGTTAACGAGAAAGCATTTAAAGAAACAAAAGAGAAAAAGTATATTTGGTGCAAAAAAGGGATTACTGCCACATCTGCGTTGGAGCGGTTGGAAGAATCGCTGGTACTGGAGAATGCATAG
- a CDS encoding glycosyltransferase family 2 protein: MHRNIKAALLISTYNWPGALTKVLSSVRCQQILPSEVLIADDGSDEKTAKLVRAFQKEFPVPLRHFWHPDGGFRKTIIMNQAIAATSCDYIIQIDGDITLHERFIEDHLSIAEDGYYIKGSRVLLSEKKSKAFLAAEHLTPIKPYSIGITNRINALRSLFLADFFTKRRKRSHDLRGCNCAFWKKDFVAVNGYNNDLVGWGHEDIELAARFINLGLLQKSVKLQAVCYHLHHTFNERNNERGNYGKYKEVVDSGVVRCQNGLNNDAL; the protein is encoded by the coding sequence ATGCATAGAAATATAAAAGCTGCGTTACTTATTTCTACCTATAATTGGCCTGGGGCGTTGACTAAGGTCTTGAGTTCTGTACGCTGTCAGCAGATTTTACCAAGTGAAGTGTTAATAGCTGACGATGGTTCAGATGAAAAAACTGCTAAACTAGTACGCGCCTTTCAAAAAGAGTTTCCTGTTCCATTGAGGCACTTTTGGCATCCAGATGGCGGCTTTAGAAAAACCATCATCATGAACCAGGCCATTGCTGCTACTTCCTGCGACTATATTATCCAGATCGATGGCGATATTACCTTACACGAACGTTTTATTGAAGACCATCTTTCTATCGCCGAAGATGGCTATTATATCAAAGGAAGCCGGGTGTTACTTTCTGAAAAAAAGTCGAAGGCCTTTTTAGCGGCTGAACACTTAACGCCAATAAAGCCTTATTCTATAGGTATTACCAATAGAATCAATGCGTTAAGATCACTTTTTTTGGCTGACTTCTTTACAAAAAGAAGGAAGCGATCGCATGATTTAAGGGGGTGCAATTGTGCTTTTTGGAAAAAGGATTTTGTAGCCGTTAACGGTTATAATAATGACCTAGTCGGATGGGGACATGAAGATATTGAGCTTGCAGCCCGATTCATTAATTTAGGGTTATTACAAAAAAGTGTAAAGTTACAGGCTGTCTGTTATCACTTACATCATACTTTTAATGAGCGTAATAATGAAAGAGGGAATTATGGCAAATATAAAGAAGTTGTGGATAGCGGTGTTGTGAGATGCCAAAATGGACTTAATAACGATGCCTTATAG
- a CDS encoding glycosyltransferase family 2 protein translates to MYTHRSIDIVIPSFRLDENILANIINLEKPAGYDVHIYIVADNPNATIPQKITDLSKQGKAHLIKNDVNLGFSATRNKGILVGKSRWILLLDDDIIPADRLLLAYARAIESYPHAIGFMGVTNFPEPFNNITKALKINGSIGHFESAKYHNKLLWAPTANIVLNRERLTMPLFNEELKKGGEDIEFLLRNALKNKETYVACPEALVTHPWWNEGNIQTKRMFRYGIGASEISTLPVIKKYTYYDFTNTSETLLLLILALPFAAIAKTADIIFLLILITLLSEFITNLIKVAKTTGKNSFSITWHLFWVKNMYELGYLVSNLMRGNIRGFAKRIDMSFRKENPSWFRLNRWKIIKSLLLILFTLLAISLVKG, encoded by the coding sequence ATGTATACGCATCGTTCCATCGACATCGTCATTCCTTCATTTAGATTAGATGAAAATATCCTAGCTAATATCATCAATCTTGAAAAACCTGCAGGATATGATGTACATATCTATATCGTGGCCGACAATCCAAATGCTACAATTCCTCAAAAAATAACTGACCTGTCGAAACAAGGCAAAGCCCATTTAATAAAAAACGATGTAAACTTAGGGTTTTCTGCAACAAGAAACAAAGGGATATTGGTAGGAAAAAGCCGATGGATACTGTTATTGGACGATGATATTATTCCTGCCGATCGTTTACTGCTTGCCTATGCCCGTGCCATCGAAAGCTACCCACATGCTATCGGCTTTATGGGTGTGACCAATTTCCCCGAGCCATTTAACAACATAACGAAAGCCTTAAAAATCAATGGCTCGATTGGCCATTTTGAGAGTGCCAAATACCACAACAAACTGCTTTGGGCGCCAACGGCAAACATCGTGCTCAACAGAGAGAGACTGACGATGCCTCTATTTAATGAAGAACTAAAAAAAGGAGGCGAAGACATCGAATTCTTATTAAGAAATGCCTTAAAAAATAAAGAAACATATGTTGCTTGTCCAGAAGCACTAGTCACGCACCCCTGGTGGAATGAAGGTAATATACAAACTAAGCGAATGTTTCGCTACGGTATCGGAGCATCAGAAATTTCGACTTTACCTGTAATAAAGAAATATACTTATTACGACTTTACCAATACCTCGGAGACACTTTTGCTGCTAATTTTGGCTTTACCATTTGCTGCAATCGCCAAAACAGCTGATATTATTTTCCTACTCATCCTGATCACACTTTTGAGTGAATTCATCACGAATTTAATCAAAGTGGCAAAAACAACCGGAAAAAACTCATTTAGCATTACTTGGCATCTTTTCTGGGTAAAAAACATGTATGAGCTCGGTTATTTAGTCAGCAACTTGATGCGAGGGAATATTAGAGGGTTTGCAAAACGAATAGACATGAGTTTTAGAAAAGAAAATCCTTCTTGGTTCAGGTTAAATCGGTGGAAAATTATTAAATCATTATTACTGATACTATTTACGCTACTAGCTATTTCCCTCGTAAAAGGATAG
- a CDS encoding glycosyltransferase family 2 protein: protein MEGMIEALDLNQKDYVESYRLSIVIVTYNAETDITPCLQSIVDHGGGNLQLIIVDGGSTDETVNKVEAFGKYIDVLISEPDQGIYDAMNKSIKFLKGNWVLFLGADDRLLPTFASFVEQLVDKKSIYYGNCVSDSEVLGGAFTNYKLAKRNPCHQAIIYPSSVFSKYTYDLKYKVFADYLLNMQCWGDKTFRKEYLPVDISYYNMDGYSSYTADEAFRRDKPFLVRKYLGFLTYLRYRLKKFKEKKKVDSKFF, encoded by the coding sequence ATGGAAGGAATGATTGAAGCTTTAGACTTGAATCAGAAAGACTATGTGGAGTCTTACCGCTTAAGTATTGTAATAGTTACTTATAATGCCGAAACCGATATTACGCCGTGTTTGCAGAGTATTGTAGATCATGGAGGAGGCAATCTGCAATTAATAATAGTTGACGGTGGGAGTACGGACGAGACTGTCAATAAAGTTGAGGCTTTTGGGAAATATATAGATGTATTGATAAGTGAGCCTGATCAAGGCATTTACGACGCGATGAATAAATCTATTAAGTTTTTAAAAGGAAATTGGGTGTTGTTTTTGGGAGCAGATGATCGGCTTCTCCCAACGTTTGCTTCGTTTGTAGAGCAGCTTGTTGATAAAAAGAGTATATACTATGGTAATTGTGTGAGCGATAGTGAAGTATTGGGGGGTGCTTTTACCAATTATAAGTTGGCAAAACGCAATCCATGTCATCAAGCCATAATTTATCCTTCAAGTGTTTTTAGTAAGTATACCTATGATCTGAAATATAAGGTTTTTGCGGATTATTTATTAAATATGCAATGTTGGGGAGATAAAACCTTTCGAAAGGAATATCTGCCTGTTGATATCTCTTATTACAATATGGATGGTTATTCTTCTTATACTGCTGACGAGGCTTTTAGACGGGATAAACCATTCTTGGTAAGAAAATATCTTGGCTTTTTGACATATTTGAGGTATCGTTTAAAGAAATTTAAAGAAAAAAAGAAAGTTGACTCTAAGTTTTTTTGA
- a CDS encoding DUF5672 family protein, which yields MMKIGEDHITVVVIIPIYKSKLTRYEQIALAQCFKVLTSYDICFIQPDKLKNTIIKGVSEKPVATVYFDDRYFENIWGYNRLMLSDFFYKKFSRYDYMLVYQLDAFVFSDQLRYWCSQGYDYIGAPWIPYKSTFFTKLFYQLRSFFYVRYDIKRKNGLPAIKKIMDYRVGNGGFSMRKISSFLTCLERFKDKASLYRNNYDMAYHEDIFWSIEVNRKQINIKTPPYKKSAYFAFETRPEKALEITRGKLPFGCHAWDNNIGFWKEHFKRYGYSI from the coding sequence ATGATGAAAATAGGAGAAGACCATATAACGGTTGTCGTAATTATTCCTATATATAAAAGTAAATTAACTCGTTATGAGCAAATTGCCTTAGCACAGTGCTTTAAAGTGCTAACGAGCTATGATATCTGCTTTATTCAGCCCGATAAGCTGAAGAATACTATCATAAAAGGCGTGTCTGAAAAACCTGTAGCTACAGTATACTTTGATGACAGGTACTTCGAAAATATTTGGGGTTACAATAGGTTGATGTTATCGGACTTTTTTTATAAGAAATTTAGCAGATACGATTATATGCTTGTTTATCAGCTAGATGCTTTTGTTTTTAGTGATCAACTTCGTTACTGGTGCTCCCAAGGTTACGACTATATCGGAGCGCCTTGGATACCTTATAAAAGCACGTTTTTTACTAAATTATTCTATCAGCTTCGATCTTTTTTTTATGTACGGTATGATATAAAAAGGAAAAACGGGCTTCCTGCCATAAAAAAGATAATGGACTATCGGGTAGGTAATGGCGGTTTTTCTATGAGGAAGATAAGCTCCTTTTTAACTTGTTTGGAGCGTTTTAAAGATAAAGCTAGCTTATATAGGAATAACTATGATATGGCCTATCATGAAGATATTTTTTGGAGTATAGAAGTAAATCGTAAGCAAATAAACATCAAAACACCGCCATATAAAAAGAGTGCTTATTTTGCATTTGAAACACGTCCCGAGAAGGCTTTAGAAATCACAAGGGGCAAGTTACCTTTTGGATGTCATGCTTGGGATAATAATATCGGATTTTGGAAGGAGCATTTCAAGCGCTATGGTTATTCCATTTGA
- a CDS encoding glycosyltransferase, whose amino-acid sequence MLSIVIVSINKSYLNSLTENIQQTIGTVPYELLVIDNTQNKKGICERYNQAAKQAKYEIICYVHEDIEFMTDDWGGIITDIFKDHPEIGLLGFAGASYKSMSPSGWFCYGGLESIHHNNVVQHYKFSDKETRHTYVNKKKVKLTNVAVLDGVYLCTKKSIVLQYPFDDQLLKGFHCYDVDISLSIGQHYDVAVTFDVLINHFSEGNYGSEWIKETIKLQKKWQHLLPLNKANLNKKEIRICEKKAMRYFLFKLSQLDFPLKERLSVLWHSQLYKIVGWPLFLKLHKDLIWPREHKE is encoded by the coding sequence ATGCTTTCTATTGTCATTGTTTCCATTAATAAATCCTATTTGAATTCCCTCACGGAGAACATCCAGCAAACCATAGGCACAGTACCTTATGAACTGTTGGTAATTGACAACACACAAAACAAAAAGGGTATTTGCGAACGCTACAACCAAGCAGCAAAACAAGCGAAGTACGAAATTATATGTTATGTACATGAAGATATTGAGTTCATGACCGACGACTGGGGGGGTATTATTACCGATATTTTTAAAGACCATCCTGAAATCGGCCTATTAGGATTTGCAGGAGCAAGTTATAAGTCCATGTCGCCATCGGGCTGGTTTTGTTATGGTGGTTTAGAAAGCATACATCATAATAACGTTGTACAACATTATAAATTTTCCGACAAAGAAACCAGGCACACATATGTCAATAAAAAAAAAGTTAAACTGACAAATGTGGCTGTACTAGATGGTGTTTACTTATGTACGAAAAAAAGTATAGTGTTACAGTATCCTTTTGATGACCAACTTCTCAAAGGATTTCATTGCTATGACGTGGACATTTCACTCTCTATAGGTCAACATTACGATGTAGCTGTAACATTTGATGTATTGATAAATCATTTTTCTGAGGGAAATTATGGTAGCGAATGGATAAAAGAGACCATTAAGCTACAAAAAAAATGGCAACACCTCCTGCCGCTAAACAAGGCCAACCTCAACAAAAAAGAAATCCGCATTTGTGAGAAAAAGGCCATGCGCTACTTCTTATTCAAATTATCTCAATTAGACTTTCCGCTGAAAGAACGGTTATCGGTATTATGGCATTCCCAACTTTATAAGATAGTGGGCTGGCCGCTATTTCTTAAATTACACAAAGACCTTATATGGCCACGAGAACACAAAGAATAG